Proteins encoded by one window of Chryseobacterium aquaeductus:
- a CDS encoding type III PLP-dependent enzyme domain-containing protein, with amino-acid sequence MKIKYSELIDQTLYFPTEEFNVSENNLSFHDIPLMEVVEKFGTPLKVSYLPKISQNIQRAKGWFKEAFEKIDYKKNYRYCYCTKSSHFKFVIEEALKNDISIETSSAYDMDIVKSLYNEGKVDKNIEVICNGFKTDDYLAKISDMINSGFENITPILDNYRELDKLTESIDSTFDIGIRIASEEEPKFEFYTSRLGIGYKDIIPYYSQKIAEHPNARLKMLHFFINTGIKDTAYYWNELYKCLRVYARLKKIAPEVNSLNIGGGFPIKTSLNFDYDYQYMVEEIVSQIKKFCEEEGVEEPNIYTEFGSFTVGESGANLYKIISQKRQNDREKWNMIDSSFMTTLPDTWAISRHFIMLPLNRWEDSYERVFLGGLTCDSDDYYNSEQHTNAIYLPVFSDTKPLYIGFFHTGAYQETIGGYGGVHHCLMPQPRHILIQKDENGEFQYEIFRERQEPEDILKILGY; translated from the coding sequence ATGAAAATAAAATACTCGGAACTTATTGATCAGACATTGTATTTTCCCACGGAAGAATTCAATGTTTCTGAGAACAATTTGTCTTTTCACGACATTCCGCTAATGGAAGTTGTTGAGAAGTTTGGAACGCCTCTTAAGGTAAGTTACCTCCCGAAGATTTCTCAGAATATTCAAAGAGCAAAAGGCTGGTTCAAAGAAGCTTTTGAGAAGATCGATTACAAAAAAAATTACAGATACTGCTATTGTACAAAATCTAGTCACTTCAAATTTGTAATTGAAGAGGCATTGAAGAATGATATTTCTATCGAAACGTCTTCAGCTTACGATATGGATATTGTAAAATCCCTCTATAATGAAGGGAAAGTAGATAAAAATATTGAAGTAATCTGCAACGGTTTTAAAACTGACGATTATCTGGCGAAAATTTCAGATATGATCAACAGTGGTTTTGAAAACATCACTCCGATTTTGGACAATTACCGCGAATTGGATAAGTTGACTGAAAGTATTGATTCCACTTTCGACATCGGAATCAGAATTGCATCCGAGGAAGAACCGAAGTTTGAATTTTATACCTCAAGATTAGGAATCGGATATAAAGATATTATCCCATACTATAGCCAGAAAATTGCAGAACATCCGAACGCAAGGCTAAAAATGCTACACTTTTTCATCAATACCGGAATCAAAGACACAGCATATTATTGGAACGAATTATACAAATGTCTTCGTGTGTATGCACGTTTGAAAAAAATTGCTCCTGAAGTAAACTCATTAAATATCGGTGGTGGTTTTCCTATCAAAACTTCTCTGAATTTTGATTATGATTATCAATATATGGTGGAAGAAATCGTTTCTCAGATTAAAAAATTCTGTGAGGAAGAAGGAGTAGAAGAGCCAAATATTTATACAGAATTTGGAAGTTTTACTGTTGGTGAAAGTGGTGCAAATTTGTACAAAATCATTTCCCAAAAACGCCAGAACGACAGAGAAAAATGGAATATGATCGATTCATCTTTCATGACTACACTTCCCGACACTTGGGCGATTTCAAGACACTTTATTATGCTTCCTCTGAATCGTTGGGAAGATTCTTATGAGAGAGTTTTCTTGGGCGGACTAACTTGTGATTCAGATGATTACTATAATTCTGAACAACATACTAATGCTATATATTTACCTGTTTTCAGCGATACAAAACCTTTGTATATTGGCTTTTTTCATACCGGAGCATATCAGGAAACAATTGGTGGTTATGGCGGAGTACATCATTGCTTAATGCCTCAGCCGAGACATATTCTGATTCAGAAAGATGAAAATGGTGAATTTCAATATGAAATCTTTAGAGAAAGACAGGAACCTGAGGATATCTTGAAGATATTGGGTTACTAA
- a CDS encoding HAD family hydrolase → MSLKAVLLDMDGVIVDTEPLHRKAYFKTFDQLEVSVSESLYTSFTGASTKRVCETLISEFSLSHNHEDIATIKRAHFKDYFYNDEEFDLIPGVRKLIEHYYENGITLILASSATMTTINMVFEKFGLEKYFSGKISGADLKESKPHPEIFLKSAEIAGKNTENCMVIEDSTNGILAAHRANIFCAAYKSFHTHNQDYSLANIIVSDYSELEVGKISKFF, encoded by the coding sequence ATGTCATTAAAAGCTGTGCTGTTAGATATGGATGGCGTAATTGTAGATACAGAACCATTACATAGAAAAGCTTATTTCAAAACATTTGACCAACTTGAAGTTTCCGTTTCCGAAAGTCTTTACACTTCATTTACAGGTGCTTCCACAAAAAGAGTTTGCGAAACTTTAATCAGTGAATTTAGTCTTTCTCACAACCACGAAGATATAGCGACGATAAAAAGAGCTCATTTCAAAGATTATTTTTATAATGATGAAGAATTTGATCTGATTCCCGGAGTCAGAAAACTAATCGAGCATTATTATGAAAATGGAATTACATTAATTTTGGCTTCGTCGGCAACAATGACGACCATCAATATGGTTTTTGAAAAGTTTGGTTTAGAAAAATATTTCAGCGGAAAAATAAGCGGTGCAGATTTGAAAGAATCTAAACCTCATCCTGAAATCTTTCTGAAATCTGCTGAAATAGCTGGTAAAAATACCGAAAACTGTATGGTCATAGAAGACTCTACGAATGGAATTTTGGCGGCACACAGAGCGAATATTTTTTGTGCTGCATATAAGAGTTTCCATACGCACAATCAGGATTATAGTCTGGCAAATATTATTGTTTCTGATTATTCTGAATTGGAGGTTGGTAAAATTTCTAAATTCTTTTAG
- the speB gene encoding agmatinase — MKTYAGIPEENASLENSKVVLVTVPYDGTSTWGKGADKGPELFLDASENMELYDIETGTEPYLEGVYLAGEVSENSTPEAMTEAVYQKTKELLATDKLFTLFGGEHSVSIGSIRAVGEKFENLTVLQLDAHTDLRPEFHGSTSNHACAVFEANQKHNLVQVGIRSMDVEEVEYLPEGRVFFAHEIANNENWVNDVLEKVSGNVYITIDLDAFDPSIAPSTGTPEPGGLQWYPTLELLRKVFEKCNVVAFDIVELMDSAYSKPSAFLAAKLYYKMLAYYHINKD; from the coding sequence ATGAAAACATACGCAGGAATTCCTGAAGAAAATGCTTCGTTAGAAAATTCAAAAGTAGTTTTGGTAACAGTTCCTTATGACGGAACATCAACTTGGGGAAAAGGTGCCGACAAAGGTCCTGAATTATTTCTCGATGCTTCTGAAAACATGGAATTGTATGACATCGAAACAGGAACTGAACCTTATTTGGAGGGAGTTTATTTAGCAGGAGAAGTTTCTGAAAATTCAACACCCGAAGCAATGACCGAGGCAGTTTATCAAAAAACGAAGGAGCTTTTGGCAACCGATAAATTATTCACGCTTTTTGGTGGCGAACATTCAGTTTCTATTGGTTCGATTCGTGCGGTTGGAGAGAAGTTTGAAAACTTGACGGTTCTACAATTGGACGCTCACACAGATCTTCGTCCGGAATTTCACGGCTCTACTTCCAATCATGCTTGTGCGGTTTTTGAAGCTAATCAAAAGCATAATTTGGTACAAGTGGGAATCCGTTCTATGGACGTTGAGGAAGTTGAATATTTACCGGAAGGACGAGTGTTTTTCGCTCACGAAATTGCCAATAACGAAAACTGGGTAAACGATGTTTTGGAGAAAGTTTCAGGAAACGTGTACATCACAATCGACTTAGATGCTTTTGATCCGTCAATTGCTCCGTCTACAGGAACTCCTGAACCAGGAGGATTACAATGGTATCCAACTTTAGAATTATTAAGAAAGGTTTTCGAAAAATGTAATGTGGTAGCATTTGATATTGTTGAATTGATGGATTCTGCGTATTCAAAACCAAGTGCTTTCTTAGCGGCTAAACTTTATTACAAAATGTTGGCGTATTATCACATCAACAAAGACTAA
- a CDS encoding bifunctional helix-turn-helix domain-containing protein/methylated-DNA--[protein]-cysteine S-methyltransferase, whose amino-acid sequence MSTQDEIDYQRIAKAIDFIQSNFKLQPNLDEVAERVNLSPAHFQKIFTDWAGTSPKKFLQFISLEHAKSLLKEEKATLFDAALETGLSSTSRLHDLFVKIEGMSPSEYKNGGKNLNINYSFSESPFGKIITASTEKGICFMAFTENKENALRDLVNKFPNASFFEKNDEFQQNALSIFNKDWTKLNTIKLHLKGTDFQLKVWESLLKIPLGKLSTYGNLANEIGNPKASRAVGTAIGSNPVAFLIPCHRVIQSSGKIGGYMWGSDRKQMMIGWESAKVYLED is encoded by the coding sequence ATGTCCACACAAGACGAAATAGATTATCAGAGAATTGCCAAAGCAATCGATTTTATTCAAAGCAATTTTAAGCTTCAGCCCAATTTGGATGAGGTTGCTGAAAGAGTAAATTTGAGTCCGGCACATTTTCAGAAAATATTCACAGATTGGGCAGGAACAAGTCCGAAAAAGTTTTTGCAGTTCATCAGTCTTGAACATGCAAAAAGTTTATTGAAAGAAGAAAAAGCAACGCTGTTTGATGCAGCATTAGAGACCGGACTGTCGAGTACGAGCAGATTGCACGATTTATTTGTGAAAATTGAAGGAATGTCGCCTTCGGAATATAAAAACGGCGGAAAAAATTTAAATATTAATTACAGTTTTTCCGAAAGTCCGTTTGGTAAAATCATCACAGCTTCTACAGAAAAAGGAATCTGTTTTATGGCTTTCACCGAAAATAAAGAAAATGCATTGAGAGATTTAGTCAATAAATTTCCCAATGCATCTTTTTTTGAAAAAAACGATGAGTTTCAGCAAAATGCACTATCGATTTTTAATAAAGACTGGACGAAATTGAATACCATTAAATTGCATCTTAAAGGAACAGATTTTCAGCTTAAAGTCTGGGAAAGTTTACTTAAAATTCCACTAGGGAAATTGTCAACTTACGGAAATTTAGCGAATGAAATTGGAAATCCCAAAGCTTCAAGAGCGGTGGGAACTGCGATTGGAAGTAATCCTGTAGCATTTTTGATTCCTTGTCACCGTGTGATTCAATCATCCGGAAAAATCGGCGGTTATATGTGGGGAAGTGACAGAAAGCAAATGATGATCGGCTGGGAAAGTGCGAAAGTTTACTTGGAAGATTAG
- a CDS encoding alpha-ketoglutarate-dependent dioxygenase AlkB family protein codes for MNNLFDSTPDFPINILPKDGVTEYYGKIFSDAECEKYYQYLFNQIPWENDEAVIFGKLIITKRKVAWFGEKKFEYTYSNRTKYAKIWTPELLALKQKCEEVSGETYNSCLLNLYHDGNEGMAYHSDGEKDLKKHGAIASLTFGAERKFSFKHKLSKERIDIMLENGSLLVMKGTTQENWLHRLPPTKKVTKPRVNLTFRTIEE; via the coding sequence ATGAATAATTTATTTGATAGCACACCAGATTTCCCAATCAACATTCTTCCCAAAGATGGAGTTACAGAATACTACGGAAAGATTTTTTCTGATGCTGAATGTGAAAAATATTATCAGTATTTGTTTAATCAAATCCCTTGGGAAAATGATGAAGCGGTCATTTTCGGAAAGCTGATTATTACTAAAAGAAAAGTGGCGTGGTTTGGCGAAAAAAAATTTGAATATACTTATTCCAACAGAACAAAATATGCTAAAATCTGGACTCCGGAATTATTAGCTTTAAAACAAAAATGCGAAGAAGTTTCTGGAGAAACTTACAATTCTTGTTTGTTGAATTTATACCATGACGGAAACGAAGGAATGGCGTACCACAGCGATGGCGAGAAAGACTTAAAAAAACATGGGGCAATCGCTTCTCTCACTTTTGGTGCCGAAAGAAAATTTTCTTTCAAGCATAAATTATCAAAAGAAAGAATTGATATTATGCTGGAAAACGGAAGTTTATTGGTGATGAAAGGCACAACTCAGGAAAACTGGTTGCACAGACTTCCGCCAACCAAAAAAGTAACAAAGCCGAGAGTGAATCTTACTTTCAGAACTATTGAGGAATAA
- a CDS encoding CocE/NonD family hydrolase, with amino-acid sequence MNIRYSFLLILLFFFGNAQTQLTDIFVKENFTKKEFYITMRDGVKLFTAVYIPKDISKKQKYPFLMQRTCYSIAPYGENEYRRSVGPNKYLMNEKYIFVYQDVRGRYMSEGTFTNMTPQVERKTKKDVDESTDTYDTIDWLIKNIKDNNGKIGQYGTSYPGFYTVVGTLAQHPALVASSPQAPISDFWNDDFLHNGKFMLGYFRTFPVFGVQKTKAENKAWYSDSMIKPTSEDGLKFYREMGTLKDGYDKYYKDNFFMTEIMNHPNYDEYWQKRSLLPHLKNINHAVMTVGGWYDAEDLFGPLNIYKTIEKTSPKAKNTIVMGPFSHGGWGREDGKHFHNQIYFGDSIATYYQKNLETKFFNHYLKGNTKQDAGLPEAMMYDTGAKEWREFAQYPPKNSQKVNFYLANETLKNTAGQDVSEYYSDPNNPVLSSDNLKDFNGFTPRNYMSEDQRFAVGRPDVLTFTTDVLTEDMTFAGEIMAKLFVASSSTDADFAVKLIDVYPEDFKPEQKKDGVIYGNYHQMVRSEIMPARFRNSKEKPEALIANQKTAVNFRLQDVVHTFKKGHKIQIQISSTWFPLFSVNPQKFLDNPNMATKEDYTKAFIKIFEDSAIEVEVLK; translated from the coding sequence ATGAACATCCGATATTCATTTTTACTTATTTTGCTTTTCTTTTTTGGGAATGCGCAGACTCAGCTGACAGACATTTTCGTCAAAGAAAATTTTACCAAAAAAGAATTTTACATCACGATGCGTGACGGTGTGAAACTTTTCACGGCTGTTTATATTCCAAAAGATATTTCGAAAAAACAAAAATATCCTTTTCTGATGCAGAGAACCTGCTACAGCATTGCGCCGTATGGTGAAAATGAATACCGCAGAAGTGTCGGCCCGAATAAATATCTGATGAACGAAAAATATATTTTTGTTTACCAGGACGTTCGCGGAAGATATATGAGTGAAGGTACTTTCACGAATATGACGCCGCAGGTTGAACGCAAAACGAAAAAAGATGTCGACGAAAGTACCGATACTTACGACACCATCGATTGGCTGATCAAAAACATCAAAGATAACAACGGAAAAATCGGTCAATACGGAACTTCATACCCCGGATTTTATACCGTTGTAGGAACTTTGGCGCAGCATCCGGCTTTGGTGGCTTCATCACCTCAGGCTCCCATTTCAGATTTCTGGAATGACGATTTTCTTCATAACGGAAAATTTATGCTGGGCTATTTCAGAACATTCCCGGTTTTCGGAGTGCAGAAAACAAAGGCGGAAAACAAAGCTTGGTATTCAGATTCGATGATCAAACCTACTTCAGAAGACGGTCTCAAATTCTACAGAGAAATGGGAACTTTGAAAGATGGATATGACAAATATTACAAAGACAACTTCTTCATGACCGAAATTATGAATCACCCGAATTACGATGAATACTGGCAGAAAAGAAGTCTTTTACCTCATCTTAAAAATATCAATCATGCCGTAATGACTGTCGGAGGTTGGTATGACGCAGAAGATCTTTTCGGACCTTTGAATATTTATAAAACGATCGAAAAAACAAGTCCAAAAGCTAAAAATACCATTGTCATGGGACCATTTTCTCATGGTGGCTGGGGACGTGAAGATGGAAAACATTTTCATAACCAAATTTATTTTGGTGACAGCATCGCGACTTATTACCAAAAGAATTTGGAAACCAAATTTTTTAATCATTATTTGAAAGGAAATACAAAACAAGATGCCGGTTTGCCCGAAGCGATGATGTATGACACCGGAGCCAAAGAATGGAGAGAGTTTGCTCAATATCCACCAAAAAATTCTCAGAAAGTCAACTTCTATTTAGCGAATGAAACTTTAAAAAACACAGCCGGACAAGATGTTTCAGAATATTATAGTGACCCAAACAATCCGGTTTTAAGTTCGGATAATCTTAAAGATTTTAACGGATTTACTCCCCGAAATTACATGTCGGAAGACCAGAGATTTGCAGTCGGAAGACCTGATGTTCTGACTTTCACAACAGATGTTTTGACGGAAGACATGACTTTTGCAGGAGAAATCATGGCTAAATTATTTGTTGCTTCTTCATCTACAGACGCAGATTTTGCCGTAAAACTGATTGATGTTTATCCTGAAGATTTTAAACCTGAACAGAAGAAAGACGGCGTTATTTACGGAAATTATCATCAAATGGTACGAAGTGAAATCATGCCTGCAAGATTCAGAAATTCAAAAGAAAAACCTGAAGCTTTGATTGCGAATCAGAAAACTGCTGTGAATTTCAGATTGCAGGATGTTGTTCATACGTTTAAGAAAGGTCACAAAATTCAGATCCAAATTTCTTCGACTTGGTTTCCACTTTTCTCGGTAAATCCACAAAAGTTTTTAGACAATCCGAATATGGCGACAAAAGAAGATTATACAAAAGCTTTTATTAAAATTTTTGAAGATTCTGCGATTGAAGTTGAGGTTTTGAAATAG
- a CDS encoding SH3 domain-containing protein produces the protein MSTLQDKYSSVVSAAQSAGVSNLQVQEQDGILYVSGNASNTAAKDAVWNALGAIDSTYSASDINIDVQVAGLAAGAILTIATEDSNLNIRQEPSTEAAVVGKAAKGSSVTLVEQTSDDWWKVKTDDGQEGYAYSRYLKA, from the coding sequence ATGAGCACATTACAAGATAAATATTCGAGTGTAGTTTCTGCGGCTCAGTCTGCAGGAGTTTCTAATCTTCAGGTTCAGGAACAAGACGGAATTCTTTATGTTTCGGGAAATGCTTCTAATACTGCAGCAAAAGATGCAGTTTGGAATGCTTTGGGAGCTATTGATTCTACTTACTCTGCTTCAGACATTAATATCGATGTACAAGTTGCAGGTCTTGCAGCTGGTGCTATACTTACGATTGCAACAGAAGATTCTAACCTAAATATCAGACAAGAGCCTTCTACCGAAGCTGCTGTTGTAGGTAAAGCTGCAAAAGGCTCTTCAGTTACTCTTGTTGAGCAGACTTCTGACGACTGGTGGAAAGTAAAAACTGACGATGGACAGGAAGGTTACGCCTATTCTAGATATTTAAAAGCATAA
- a CDS encoding BON domain-containing protein has protein sequence MKKTIAMSALALAISFGSISCKKKVSDADLQTQATTIVTANPAATVEVKEGVAHLGGTFSSQAEKDAAIKSLKEIKGVKDVHDMATVAPVVTAPEPVTTTSAVDPMVQQKVKDALKDFPSVNVEVVNGELTLTGTASSAQARKIKESVDALKVGKVNFNYTVK, from the coding sequence ATGAAAAAAACAATCGCAATGTCTGCCTTAGCTTTGGCAATATCGTTTGGAAGTATTTCGTGCAAAAAGAAGGTATCTGACGCTGATCTCCAGACACAAGCAACTACAATTGTTACAGCCAATCCTGCAGCAACCGTAGAAGTAAAAGAAGGTGTAGCCCATCTAGGTGGTACATTTTCTTCACAAGCTGAAAAAGATGCAGCTATTAAATCTCTAAAAGAAATTAAAGGTGTAAAAGACGTTCATGATATGGCGACTGTAGCTCCGGTAGTAACAGCACCAGAGCCTGTTACAACTACTTCAGCTGTAGATCCTATGGTTCAGCAAAAAGTGAAAGACGCTTTGAAAGATTTCCCATCTGTAAATGTGGAAGTAGTAAACGGAGAATTGACTTTGACGGGAACTGCATCTTCTGCACAAGCTAGAAAAATCAAAGAATCTGTAGACGCTTTGAAAGTTGGAAAAGTAAATTTTAATTATACTGTAAAATAA
- a CDS encoding dicarboxylate/amino acid:cation symporter has translation MKGQNKLFIAIIVALLVGVAIGGFVHIQYPDSAKPFSDNIKLLGTVFIRLVQMIIAPLVFTTLVVGIAKMSDLKMIGRVGSKAMLWFISASLISLFIGLILVNWLEPGHVTKLPIQDAASADELLKSSKGFSLEDFVKHIIPKSIFEAFATNEVLQIVVFSIMFGVALANLGDEYAQPVIKLFDVIAHAILKMVGYIMWFAPLGVLGAIAAVVATNGFEIFKVYAIYLRDFFFAIAVLWAVLLIVGYLILGNRLFELLRRIKSPLLIAFSTTSSEAVFPKLVEELERFGCNNRVVSFILPLGYSFNLDGSMMYMTFASIFIAQIYGIDMSVGQQITMLLVLMLTSKGIAGVPRASLVIIVATCSMFGIPPEGIALILPIDHFCDMARSMTNVLGNALATSAVSKWEGQLDNHGGDM, from the coding sequence ATGAAAGGACAAAATAAATTATTCATTGCAATCATTGTTGCATTATTAGTGGGTGTTGCAATCGGCGGATTTGTACATATTCAATATCCGGATAGTGCAAAACCATTTTCTGATAACATTAAACTTTTAGGAACAGTCTTTATTAGATTGGTACAGATGATTATTGCGCCATTGGTTTTCACCACATTGGTTGTAGGAATTGCCAAAATGAGTGATCTGAAAATGATTGGCAGGGTAGGATCAAAAGCGATGCTATGGTTTATTTCTGCTTCTCTCATTTCTCTTTTTATAGGTTTGATCTTGGTAAATTGGCTTGAACCTGGCCACGTAACGAAACTTCCGATTCAGGATGCAGCCTCTGCCGATGAACTGTTGAAATCGAGTAAAGGTTTTTCATTAGAAGATTTCGTAAAACATATTATTCCTAAAAGTATTTTTGAAGCATTTGCTACCAACGAAGTCCTGCAAATTGTTGTTTTCTCGATTATGTTTGGCGTTGCTTTGGCTAATTTGGGAGATGAATATGCACAACCTGTCATCAAATTATTTGATGTAATTGCTCATGCAATTCTTAAAATGGTAGGGTATATCATGTGGTTTGCGCCACTTGGTGTTTTAGGTGCAATTGCAGCCGTAGTTGCCACCAATGGTTTTGAAATTTTTAAAGTGTACGCCATTTATCTTCGAGACTTTTTCTTTGCGATTGCAGTTTTGTGGGCAGTTTTACTAATCGTTGGATATTTAATTTTAGGAAACCGTTTGTTTGAATTATTAAGAAGAATAAAATCACCATTGCTAATTGCATTTTCAACCACAAGTTCAGAAGCTGTTTTTCCTAAATTGGTTGAGGAATTAGAAAGATTCGGATGTAACAATAGAGTAGTCTCATTTATATTGCCTTTAGGGTATTCGTTCAATTTGGATGGAAGCATGATGTACATGACGTTTGCATCGATTTTCATTGCTCAGATTTACGGAATCGATATGTCTGTTGGTCAGCAAATTACAATGCTTTTAGTTTTGATGTTGACTTCAAAAGGAATTGCCGGAGTTCCGAGAGCTTCTTTGGTAATCATCGTGGCAACCTGTTCTATGTTTGGAATTCCGCCGGAAGGAATTGCCTTAATTTTACCTATCGATCACTTTTGCGATATGGCGAGAAGTATGACGAATGTTTTAGGAAATGCTTTGGCGACTTCTGCCGTTTCAAAATGGGAAGGACAGCTTGATAATCATGGTGGAGATATGTAA